In the Prochlorococcus marinus str. MIT 9312 genome, GTGAAGCCAATTTAACAAATACTGCAATAGTCAAGGCTTTGAAAAAGGGTTTGTATGAATCAGGACTTGATAAAAATGCAATATGCTTACTTACAAGCAGAAAAGATAGTATGTCGATGTTAAATCTTGAGAAATATATTAATTTGATAATTCCTAGAGGAAGTAATGAATTAGTTAAATTTATTCAGGAGAATACAAGAATTCCCGTGTTAGGTCATGCTGATGGAATTTGTCATTTATTTATAGATAATGAGGCAAATCTCGAGATGGCTTTATCAGTAGCTTTGGATAGCAAAATTCAATATCCTGCAGCATGTAATGCTATTGAAACTTTATTAGTGCATAAAGATATTGCACAAGTTTTTCTAGAAAAGGCAATACCTTTGTTTAATTCTAATGACGTTAAATTAATTGGAGATAAACGAACAGTTGAGTTAGGGGTGAAGTATGAGGCTAGTGTAGAAGATTGGCAAACTGAATATTTAGATTTAATTTTATCGATAAAAATTGTTGACGATCTTGAGGAGGCAATTAATCATATTCAAAAATTTAGTTCAAAACATACAGATGGAATAATCACTGAAAATTCAACTTCTGCTAAAAAATTTATGAATGTAGTTGATAGTGCAGGTGTTTTTCATAATTGCTCTACTAGATTTGCAGATGGGTTTAGATATGGATTCGGAGCCGAAATTGGGATATCTACTCAAACTCTTCCCCCAAGAGGACCTGTAGGTCTAGAGGGTTTGGTTACATATAAATATTTTCTAAATGGCGATGGGAATATCGTTGATGATTTTTCATCTGGTAAGGCTATCTATACTCATAAGGATCTTTGAATTTTTTGAAGATGGAAACATTTTTAAAAATTGAGAATATTAAACTTTGGGCTAGAGTGGGTGTTCTTGAGGAAGAAAGGCAATTAGGACAATTATTTAGTTTGGATATATTTTTGTGGACTGATTTTGAAAAGTGTACTGCAAATGATGATATTAAAAAAACGGTTGACTATTCAAAATTAGTTGAAATTTTAAAAGATCAATCAAAGAAAATATATTGTTTCACAATCGAAAAATACTCTGACGCAATCTTAGAAATTATTAATAAGAAATTTAAGCTCACTAAAATTAAAATTATTTTGACAAAATGTAATCCTCCAATTACTGGTTTTGATGGGAAGGTGTCAATAGTCAGAATTCTTCAAAATAAGTAAAAGTTTTGGAAAAAAGAAATCCCATTATATTGATTCATGGTCTTTGGAATACTTCAAGTATTTTTTCTTCTATCACTTCAAAACTGGATGAAATTGGAATTGAATATTTTGCCCCAACTCTTAGTCATTCATATGGAATGACTTCAATTATTGATTTAACAAATATATTAAACGGATTAATTTTAGAGAAATACGGTTTAGAAAAAGAAATAGATATTTTAGGATTTTCTATGGGAGGAATAATTGCTAGGTATTGGATTCAAAAATTTGATGGATATAAAAGAACAAGAAGATTAATATCTATAGGCTCCCCTCACAAAGGAACATTGATGGCTCAATTAGTACCTAAATACCCTTTTAGAGGAATATCAGAAATGAAAATAAATAGTAAGTTTCTTAAAGAACTTGCAAACAATGATTTTTTTCTTAATGATATCGAGTGTATAAGTTTCTATACTTATTTGGATCTAATGGTTTTTCCTTCCTGGTGGACTAATTTAAATTTAGGAGAAAAAATATCAGTAAAAGTATATAAACATAGAAATTTAGTAAGAAATAAAGTTTCTGTTAATAAAATAATTGAGAAAATTATTATGTAGTTCCAGACAAGCCCAAGTGTCTTATTAGGGGATCTGTTTGTGGCTCTCTCCCTCTGAATAGTTTGAATATTTCTAATGGAGATAAGCTTCCTCCTAAGCTAAGTATTGTGTCTTTAAATTTCTTTCCTATTAATTTTAAATCCTCAGTATTTTCCAGATCAGCTTCTTCAAACATAGAAAAAGCATCAGCACTTAGAACCTCAGCCCATTTATATGAGTAATATCCCGCAGAATATCCACCTGCAAATATATGACTAAAACAACAAAGAAATTGATCTTCTTGAATTGGGGCAATTACAGTAGTTTGTTCTGCAATTTCTCTTCTAAGTTTGTCTGCAGTTTTACCTTTGTTTTTATCAATATTACTGTGTAATCTGAGATCTGTAATCGCAAAATGAAGTTGTCTAAGTGTGTCCATTCCACAATTAAAAGTCCTGTTCTTTAAGAGTTTCTCAAAGTTTTCATCGGATAACTTTTCCCCTGTTTGATAGTGTTTAGCAATATTCAAGAGTGTATTTTTATGGAAGCACCAGTTCTCCATAAATTGACTTGGAAGTTCTACTGCATCCCATTCAACATTATTAATGCCAGCAGCTTGAGGGAGATTTACAGTAGTAAGCATATGTTGAAGACCGTGACCAAATTCATGGAAAAGTGTCTGAACTTCTTCGAAACTCATCAAACTAGGTTTGTCTTTTGATGGTGGAGTCTGATTACAAACAAGATAAGCCACCGGTAGGGTATTCTTCCCAACATTATTTTTATTCAAACATTCATCCATCCAAGCTCCTCCTCTTTTTGATTCCGGTCTAGAATAAGGATCGAGGTAAAAAGATGCTATTTTTTTTTCTTTTTTATCGAGGATATTAAAAAACAAGACGTCATTATTCCATGAGGGTGCTTCATCAGTTGCTTCGACAACTTTAATTTCAAATAACTTTTCGCTTAGTTTAAACAAACCTTTTAAAACATCATTTAGAGGGAACCAAGGCCTCAAAGCCTCTTGATCTAAATTGAACTTTTCCTTTCTAAGAAGCTCAGACCAATAACTAATATCCCATGGCTCAATAGTCTGGGAATGGGGAAACCCATTATCTTTAGAAAAATTTTCTAGTGATTGTAATTCCAATTTTGCTGTTTTAAAAGCTGGTTCTCTTAATTCCTCTAAAAGGGTTTCAACATTTTTAATTTCTTTGGCCATTTTCGTTGACAAACTCAGTTCTGCCCAACTTTTATACCCAAGAAGATTGGCCTGTTTAGTCCTTAGAGATAATATCTCTTCAATAATTTGAGAATTATTCTTTTCTCCATCTGAAGCCCTGCTCACAAATGCCTTATAGAGTTTTTCTCTGAGTTTACGGTCAGTGGCATA is a window encoding:
- a CDS encoding esterase/lipase family protein, which produces MEKRNPIILIHGLWNTSSIFSSITSKLDEIGIEYFAPTLSHSYGMTSIIDLTNILNGLILEKYGLEKEIDILGFSMGGIIARYWIQKFDGYKRTRRLISIGSPHKGTLMAQLVPKYPFRGISEMKINSKFLKELANNDFFLNDIECISFYTYLDLMVFPSWWTNLNLGEKISVKVYKHRNLVRNKVSVNKIIEKIIM
- a CDS encoding glutamate-5-semialdehyde dehydrogenase, with product MANIFEVPQPGNDLLEKADQVRLASIKISQTENHNRIKALNSMADCLEKSTKEILEANNEDYTRAQKKGISKALLSRLKLSKEKLNSGIEGVRKVGDLADPVNQVQIKRELAKGLILERKTVPIGVLGVIFESRPDAVMQISSLAIRSGNGVMLKGGSEANLTNTAIVKALKKGLYESGLDKNAICLLTSRKDSMSMLNLEKYINLIIPRGSNELVKFIQENTRIPVLGHADGICHLFIDNEANLEMALSVALDSKIQYPAACNAIETLLVHKDIAQVFLEKAIPLFNSNDVKLIGDKRTVELGVKYEASVEDWQTEYLDLILSIKIVDDLEEAINHIQKFSSKHTDGIITENSTSAKKFMNVVDSAGVFHNCSTRFADGFRYGFGAEIGISTQTLPPRGPVGLEGLVTYKYFLNGDGNIVDDFSSGKAIYTHKDL
- a CDS encoding M3 family metallopeptidase, producing the protein METTIFKYGELPEFKKFTPESISKQFPEVLIKIGNDFKNIEEDLSNYLIQKKLDWNKVINPLNEVNEVLRWSWGVISHLNAVNNSKSLRDVYSKFLPEIISLSNRFGQSKVIYNSLVKLKETNNFDRIKNRILDKEILEMQHRGISLQKNDQKYFNEISEKLGKLSTDFSNNVLDATKNWFLILNKKSEVDGLPDRVLELMAISAHNHLKKDGEVNVINGPWKLSLDIPTYTAFMTYATDRKLREKLYKAFVSRASDGEKNNSQIIEEILSLRTKQANLLGYKSWAELSLSTKMAKEIKNVETLLEELREPAFKTAKLELQSLENFSKDNGFPHSQTIEPWDISYWSELLRKEKFNLDQEALRPWFPLNDVLKGLFKLSEKLFEIKVVEATDEAPSWNNDVLFFNILDKKEKKIASFYLDPYSRPESKRGGAWMDECLNKNNVGKNTLPVAYLVCNQTPPSKDKPSLMSFEEVQTLFHEFGHGLQHMLTTVNLPQAAGINNVEWDAVELPSQFMENWCFHKNTLLNIAKHYQTGEKLSDENFEKLLKNRTFNCGMDTLRQLHFAITDLRLHSNIDKNKGKTADKLRREIAEQTTVIAPIQEDQFLCCFSHIFAGGYSAGYYSYKWAEVLSADAFSMFEEADLENTEDLKLIGKKFKDTILSLGGSLSPLEIFKLFRGREPQTDPLIRHLGLSGTT
- the folB gene encoding dihydroneopterin aldolase, whose protein sequence is METFLKIENIKLWARVGVLEEERQLGQLFSLDIFLWTDFEKCTANDDIKKTVDYSKLVEILKDQSKKIYCFTIEKYSDAILEIINKKFKLTKIKIILTKCNPPITGFDGKVSIVRILQNK